In Desulfovibrionales bacterium, the genomic window GGGAGTTCCATAGTTCTGTGTATATCCATGAATTAGAAGGAATCCTCTGGGTTATCTTCGCTTGGCGCAACATGTTTATATTCCAAATAAAATATTCTTGACAAGCATTTTCTAAACGCTTACTTCTTTCCTTGTATCGTGCCGGTTGTAATGTTGTCACGCTTCCGGATAACTTCGGATGCTCAAAACCCCTTCAGCTTTGCAGGCACAAATTGAGGCGTATTTACGCGGAACATGACCGGGGCCTCCGAAAGCAGGAGTCTATTATAATATTATAAGGAAAAGATGAAGGTATTCCTGACTGGCGGAACGGGCTTTGTGGGCAATCATCTGGTGAATGCCCTGCTGGACAATGGACACCAGGTGCGCTGCCTGGCACGGCCCGGCTCGGAGAAAAAATTGACGAGAAGACAGGATGTTACGTTTTGGCCGGGGGACATATTTGATGGGGAAAGCCGGCTGGCTGATGGCTTGGAGGGCTGCCAAGCGGTAATCCATCTAATCGGGATCATCCGGGAGTTTCCCCGTAAGGGCATCACCTTTGAAAGGATGCATTATCAGGCTACTGTTCAAATTGTGAACGCTACACGGACCAACGGCATCAAGCGCTATATCCACATGAGTTCCCTGGGCACGCGTCCCAATGCCCGCTCTCGTTATCATCAGACAAAATATAAGGCTGAGGAATATGTCCGCCGGAGCGGCCTTGATTTTACCATATTTCAACCTTCCGTCATCTTTGGCCCGGACGATAACTTCGTCAATCTATTCAAGCAGATGATGATAAAGACGCCTTTGGTCCCGGTAGTCGGCGATGGCTGCTATCAGATACAACCCGTAGATGTCCACACGGTGGCCCGGGCCTTTACACTGTCCCTTAAAGAGGAAAAAACTATCGGGAGGGTGTTTCAATTACCGGGGCGGGATCGGTTCACATTTAATGACATCCTGGATATGATGGCCCGGAGCTTGGGTAAGAAGATTATAAAAGCGCACGTGCCGGTCTGGCTGGTAAAAACTACAGCCTACTTCCTGGAAGGTCTGCGGGCTTTCCCCCTGACACGGGATCAGATTACTATGTTGCTGGAAGGAAATGTTGGAAACGACAGCACCTTCTATGAGGAGTTCGGCATTGCGCCTATTCCTTTTGAGGCGGGGATCAAATAATATATTCGGGGAGGTTAAAAGTGGTTATTGTGCCTCATTTTCTTCGCAATTGTCTTTAATGATATCCTTGACATTTTCCAGGGTATAAAAAATATCATGTATGGTCAGATGGGGATGCTCCTCACAAAATTCGTCGACAACTTCCAGGATGCGCTCCGCAAAGTCCTCATACTCATCGACCGTAAGGGCCTTTGCCGGTTCGGAGGCCAGGAGATGGTCAAGATCAATGCCGTGAAAACGCAGGAGTTCTTCTTTAATGACCGCAAGCCGCCGGCCCCGCCCCTTTTTAACTACTCTTTTATTTTTGATACTTACTACCTTGGCCATAGGCTGACGCACTCCATATTGCAAGATTTTATTTATTTTAAACCAAGCCCTGTATAAAAACAAGTTTTTTCCTTACTTCTTCTTTCCTGTCCAACTCTGAAAAAGACCCGGCTGGAGCCACCCTTGATATATATGGCACTTCCCCGCCTTATGGCATCTCCGGCAGACTTCTACAGCCAGCCTTGGGTGATTTCGGCGATTTTCGCATATGACAAAAGATTTGTCTTTTAGCATTTAGTTCAGATTGCATGCACCAATAGTCATTAATCAGTGCTCATCCGGAAACTACCGTTTCCAGATTCACTAATTACATCTTAATTGCTTTTAGAGGTATTTGCTACGGTGAATATATCTATATTCAAGAAAAAAGTTGATTTTAGCGAAACGTATTATAGCAGATTAATCCATCACCCCACTTTTGGTTTCGTGGGGACGAAGTAAAAGAACAGGGTGACCGTGTCGTAAAAATTGACATAAGCCGCAAAAAAGCATAAATAAGAAGCGGCATAAGGCCCGTCCTTTTTGCAATATATACTCAGGTGGAAGCAAAGTATGAAAATAAGTCTTAGCGAGAAACAGTATGTTATCGATTCCTTCACGATTAAAGACTCATGGCGAATGTTTCGCATTATGGCTGAGTTCGTGGATGGGTTTGAAACCCTGGCCGAGACCTATCCCGGCGTTTCTGTTTTTGGTTCGGCCCGCGTAACTCCAGGTAGTCAGACTTATAATATGGCCGAGAATATAGCCCGTCTTCTGGTTGAAAGCGGTTTTTCCGTGCTTACCGGCGGGGGGCCCGGGGTGATGGAGGCGGCTAATAAGGGGGCCGCAGAGGCTGGAGGCAAATCGGTTGGACTAAATATACAGCTCCCCTACGAGCAGAAACCGAATCCCTATGCCAACATAAGATTAAACTTCAAATATTTCTTCATCCGTAAGGTGATGTTTGTAAAATATGCGGTGGCCTTTGTCTGTTTGCCGGGTGGATTTGGCACCCTGGATGAGTTCTTTGAGGCCTTGACCCTGATTCAGACCAATCGCATCAGGCCGTTTCCGGTGATTTTGGTGGACAGTTCTTATTGGAAAGGCCTCTTGAGTTGGCTGGATAAGCGTATGTGCGTTGACTGCATGATCACCCCCGAAGACCTGAAGGTTTTCAAGGTCGTGGATACGGCCGAAGAGGTTGTGGATGTTGTAAAAAGAACAATTATTGTATGATCAAGTGTAACGGCTTCGTAAAAAGTCCATTTGCTGCGTTACGCGGCATCCTTCGTCACTGCGGCGTAGCTATGGAAATAGTTCACCGTTCACAGTTCACCGTGCACCGACAGCAAAGAGCAGACTAGAATATGTCCACGCATTATCGGTGAACGGACAACGGTTAACGGATAACGACATGCATGCCTCATTCCTCAGGATTTGCGCGCCTTGCAACTGGAGCTTTTTACTGTGCCATCCAAACTTTGACTTTTTACAAATTCATCAGGTAGGCGTTTTGCTGAATTCTATATGGGCTTCTCCGGGCAAGAGATCGGCCTGACCATCAATGTGAATGCCCATGCCACGACGGGTTTCCAGATGAAAAAGTTCCCCGCGCTTTCTATTTAACAGGTAGGCGGCCACATCTACAGGGACGCGGACCTGAACTCCACTCACATCGCCACGACTTAGGCCGGCCTGAATACGGCGCAGGACAGCTATGGCCTGGGCCTCAACAGAACGCACTATACCGCGCCCCTGGCAGTGGCTGCATGTCTTGTAACTGCCCATGATTATAGGTGAGCGAATCTTCTGGCGCGTTAATTCCAGGAGGCCGAACTTGGATATCTTGCCGATCTCGATTTTAGCCTTATCCTTCTTCAGACTGTCACGAAACCTTTTTTCTAAGGCGCGTTGATGCGTTGCCTGCCGCATATCTATAAAATCAACAACTATTAAACCGCCCAGATCCCTTAGGCGGAGCTGCCTGGCAATCTCTTCTGCCGCTTCCATATTAGTCTTAAAGGCCGTTTCTTCCGGTTCCTTTTCCCGCACGGAGCGACTCGAGTTTACATCAATAGCAACCAGGGCCTCGGTGGGATTTACGACTATCGAGCCGCCGGACGGGAGGTTTACCCTGGATTCATATATCTTCTCAATCTGGGCCTCCAAATTATAACGAGAAAAGATAGGCCCTGAATCCTTATAGAGTTTTACCAGCGGGTAATGCCTCGGCGAGATGATGCGCATGAAATCACGTATCCGGTCAAATGATTCCTTATCATCAACCAGTATCTCGCATGTATCTGAAGAAAAATAATCACGTAACGACCGGATAATAAGGTACTCTTCCTTGTAAATAAGGGCAGGGGCAGGCAGGGTTTGTCCTTTGTCTTTTATATCTTTCCATAAGCGCAGGAGATATTGCAGATCTTTAGACAGCTCCCTCTTGGTGGTTTCCAGGCTCGCCGTACGCACGATAAAACCAATACCTTCCGGCAGTTCAAAATCCTTCATAATTTCCTTAAGTTTTTTGCGCTGTTCTTCGTCTTCTATCTTACGGGATACCCCGGCGCTGCTGCTGCCGGGCAAGAGTACCAGATACCGTCCGGGAAGGGATAGGTAAGTTGTCAATGCCGCCCCTTTTTGCCCGGCCGCTTCCTTGACCACCTGTACCAGCATCTCCTGCCCTTTTTCGATCAGGTCTTGAATTCGTAGTTTTTCACCCTTTTCACCCGGCGTCTCTACCCCGTAATATTCGGGATGGATCTCCGATAGGGACAAGAAACCGTTTTTTTCTCCGCCGTAATCTATAAAAGCCGCTTGGAGGCTGGGCTCAATGGATACCACCTTGCTCTTATATATGTTGCCCCTGGTAACCTCATGGCCGATGGTCTCGATATGAAAGGCCTCCAGCTTACCGTCTTCTACTAAAGCTATCCGGCATTCCTCGCTGGCCTCTGCATTTATAATCAGCTTTTTTCCTGGTTTCCTTGACATGCGTACGCCTTTTAAGTCTTTCTTTTATTATGAGGCCATGGTCCTGGCCTTGTAATGGTTGACCTGGTACATAAAGGCCTCTAACCGGGTGCGGGTATTGGTCGACTCCTGTCCGTCGTAGGAGATACTTAAGAAAGGAATGTTGTTATTCTGCTCCCGGAACCGTTTTAAGATGGTGCTGACTATAGTGCCCGGCATGCAGGTAAAGGGCATGACGTTTACTATTCCGCTGACATTTTTCTTCAAATAGTCATGGGCCTTGCCCACGCTGAGTACGGCCTCGCCTTCAAAGGAAGAATCAATATACGGCTGGGCGTAAGACAGGATATCCGGTATGCTCGGTTCCGGAGAATTCCGCAGGGCCCCGTCAAACACCGCGCAAAGGGTGTGTTCATCCTTGAGCTGGAAGCGTTCTTCCATGGCCAACCGTAAAAATTGCTTGAGCCCCTGCTCACGGCGGCTCTTTCTCTTGGCTGTGAAATTAATATAAAGAATCCATTCGCTTATGGTCGGCAGCCAGGCCTCACCGCCCAAGGCCTCGATCTGCTGCACAAGATTTTCGTTAGAAAATTTATTAGAACGTATGTATATCTCACCGACAATGCCTAAAACCGGCTTTTCTCTGTAGCCATTTAAGGCCACACCCTCAAAATCCTTCCGCGCCTGCCGCAAGACCGGGGTGAGATTTTTTCTTTCCTTTATAGCCTGGCAGACCTGACCAAGCGCATGTCGATAGACCGCCCCAGCCTGTCCCTTTCGCTTTTCGTATGGCCGGGTTTCCCGCAGTTTCTTTTCTAAAAGGTCAACAGCTACCATGCCTTGCCATCCCAGGCGAGTGAAATTACCGCCAACCATGCCCAGCCGGTCGTAAAAGCTTTCGTCTTGATTGGGCGCAAAAATGGGCACCTGGGGAAATCCCAGAGAGTCCAAAATCATACGGTGAAACCGATGATACTGGCCAAAACGGCAAGGGCCGTTTCCGGATGGCATGAAAAAGGCCGAATGGTCAGGGTCAAAATCCGTGCGCTGCACCATCTTTGCCATGTCCCCGGTGGTGAGTATGAAGGGATAACATTCCTTGCTGGAGGTTAATTTGCGCCCCAACTGCAAAGTCTCCTCGTCAGACTCCGGTAAAACCTCGGATTCTACTCCGCAGGCCTCAAATGCAGCGGCTATGGCATAGGCATGGTCGGCCATCGGTGGAAGATAAATCTTTCGCCATTCCAGTCCGGCTTTTCGAATTACAGAAGGCTCTTCTTTAGCAGGCTCGGGTCTTACGCACTTCAGGCTGTCCAGATAAGCCTCCAGGCGGGTCAACGCGCCGGCATCGGCGCTATGTTCATCTATCTCTATTTCCAGATACGGCTTGCCGCGCAGTCTTTCCCTAAAGAAGGGAAGGATAAAGGAATCCGGACCACAGGCAAAATAGGTCAGGCATACGGCAAAAAGGTTGGGGTTTTCCCGAATTAACTCCGCGGCAGTAAGGATTCTTTGTCCGTATCGCCAGTACATAAACCGGGCTGATTCCACATCTATATCGTCTGTAGGAAGAAAATCCATGGGAATGGCCAGGACTCCCAACTTTTTCAGTTTACGCGCGATATTGAGATTAATCCCCGGATCGTATGCCGTATAAGGACGCCCGATTATGACTACAGCCTTTTCATCGGGGGCAAGGGAATTAAGGACTTCCCGCCCGCGCATTTCGAGGCGGCGGTAGAACTCGGCCTGGGCCTCTTCTGCCGCACGACAGGCCCGGGATACTGCGAAAGGAGAAATCCCCATGTCGGCAACCATCTTGCGCAATATCCGGTGAACATCTTTACTCTCCCGTCCAAATCGCAATACCGGCTGTAAGACCCGTATATTTTGCCTGCTAAAATCGATGGCCGATTGCATAATATAGGGCAGGGCCTGGTTGTACGGGCAGACAAACCCATGGTCAAAGGGGTCTTCTTTCGGTTTCATCTCTATAATGCTGGGCAAGAAGAGGAAATCAACGCCTTTTTCGATAAGATTGAGGACGTGCCCGTGGGCTACCTTTATAGGGTAACAGGTCTCAGACACAATCTGCTCCAGGCCTTTGTGTATCATCTGTTTGTGTGTGGGTTCGGACAGGACTACAGTAAAGCCCAGGGCCGAAAAAAAGGCCTGCCAGTACGGAAAAAGTTCATACATATAGAGGGTGCGCGGGATACCCACCCGGCCCCGTTCACCCGCCTTAGATACTCCCTCGCCGGATTTAAAAAGCCATTCATCCCTCTCTTTAAACAGATCCGGGAGGTGCGCGCCTTTATCCGACCGCTGGTCCACATCATATTTTTCGCAGCGGCTGCCGTAGAATAGCGGACGTTCACCTTCAATAGATACCTTTTTGATCTCGCAGTGGTTCGGGCAGCCAGCACACTCGAAAGATTCTGTGGTATAGTTTCGTTCGCTCAGCATAAAGCCCTTGAAGCGGCTTTTCTCCCAGGTTCGTTCCCTCTGGGCCAGGATGGCTACGCCTATAGCCCCGGTTACCTCATGGTGCTCAGGAACGGTAATCTCCCGGTCCAGGACACCTTCAAAGGCGGCCACAATGCCCAGGTTGGCCGCGGTTCCGCCCTGATAAAAGATGCGCTTGCCGATCTTCCTGTCTTCTACGACTTTATTCAGGTAATTTTGTACGATGGCGTAGGAAAGCCCGGATACCAGATCAGCCCTGGAGGCTCCTCCCTGTTGATAATGCACTATATCCGATTTCATAAAGACAGTACATCGTTCCCCCAGGGGGACGGGCGTTGATGATTCGAGGGCAAGCCTGCCAAAATCATTCCGGATGGAGATACCCAACTGCTCGGCCTGTTCTTCCAGAAAAGAGCCGGTTCCCGCCGCACAGACCTTGTTCATCTGGAAGTCAACGATGGCTCCGTTTTGCAGGCTTATATATTTTGAATCCTGCCCGCCTATTTCAAAGATAGTATCCACCTGTGGATCAATATCAGCGGCCGCCGTGGCCTGCGCAGTGATTTCATTGACGACGATGTCCGCTCCGACAAAGTCGCCGGTGAGATAGCGCCCGGATCCCGTGGTCCCGGCCCCGATAATCTCCAACCGGTCGCCGATCTCCTCTCCTATCTCCTTCAGGCCTTGCTTGACGGCATCGAGCGGCCGGCCGGCCGTCATGAGGTAGCGTTTGGCCAGAACCCGCCTCTCTTCATCGATCGCTACTACATTGGTGCTTATGGACCCCACATCTATTCCCAGAAACGCCTTGATTTTTTTGACTTCCGGATCCTTATAGATGTGTCCCTCGGGCACCTTATGTTCCGGGTCGGCCAGGCGTAACGGATTATGATACCGGATATCCGTTTTTCTCTCCCCTATAAACCTGAGAAGTGGTTCCAGACCCTGGAATTTATGCACATAAGCCGGGTCTTCCAGCGTCAGGAGGATAGCGCCC contains:
- a CDS encoding complex I NDUFA9 subunit family protein, with protein sequence MKVFLTGGTGFVGNHLVNALLDNGHQVRCLARPGSEKKLTRRQDVTFWPGDIFDGESRLADGLEGCQAVIHLIGIIREFPRKGITFERMHYQATVQIVNATRTNGIKRYIHMSSLGTRPNARSRYHQTKYKAEEYVRRSGLDFTIFQPSVIFGPDDNFVNLFKQMMIKTPLVPVVGDGCYQIQPVDVHTVARAFTLSLKEEKTIGRVFQLPGRDRFTFNDILDMMARSLGKKIIKAHVPVWLVKTTAYFLEGLRAFPLTRDQITMLLEGNVGNDSTFYEEFGIAPIPFEAGIK
- a CDS encoding TIGR00730 family Rossman fold protein; the encoded protein is MKISLSEKQYVIDSFTIKDSWRMFRIMAEFVDGFETLAETYPGVSVFGSARVTPGSQTYNMAENIARLLVESGFSVLTGGGPGVMEAANKGAAEAGGKSVGLNIQLPYEQKPNPYANIRLNFKYFFIRKVMFVKYAVAFVCLPGGFGTLDEFFEALTLIQTNRIRPFPVILVDSSYWKGLLSWLDKRMCVDCMITPEDLKVFKVVDTAEEVVDVVKRTIIV
- a CDS encoding Rne/Rng family ribonuclease, producing the protein MSRKPGKKLIINAEASEECRIALVEDGKLEAFHIETIGHEVTRGNIYKSKVVSIEPSLQAAFIDYGGEKNGFLSLSEIHPEYYGVETPGEKGEKLRIQDLIEKGQEMLVQVVKEAAGQKGAALTTYLSLPGRYLVLLPGSSSAGVSRKIEDEEQRKKLKEIMKDFELPEGIGFIVRTASLETTKRELSKDLQYLLRLWKDIKDKGQTLPAPALIYKEEYLIIRSLRDYFSSDTCEILVDDKESFDRIRDFMRIISPRHYPLVKLYKDSGPIFSRYNLEAQIEKIYESRVNLPSGGSIVVNPTEALVAIDVNSSRSVREKEPEETAFKTNMEAAEEIARQLRLRDLGGLIVVDFIDMRQATHQRALEKRFRDSLKKDKAKIEIGKISKFGLLELTRQKIRSPIIMGSYKTCSHCQGRGIVRSVEAQAIAVLRRIQAGLSRGDVSGVQVRVPVDVAAYLLNRKRGELFHLETRRGMGIHIDGQADLLPGEAHIEFSKTPT
- a CDS encoding acyl-CoA dehydratase activase, whose amino-acid sequence is MSDRLHLGIDVGSASANTVIMNDDKGVLLEEYTRTKGQPLETVARALTGVFSRFPVESIKTVSFTGSGGGLMAKLLGANFTNEIIAQARAISFYHPEVRTVIEMGGEDSKLILLKNSIAGMEIEDFAMNTLCAAGTGSFLDQQASRLGLSIEEFSRLALESKAPPRIAGRCSVFAKSDMIHLQQEATPVYDIVAGLCYAMARNLKGNIGKGKKFHKPISFQGGVAANLGVRRAFTDILGLEEGELVIPRHFLSMGAVGAILLTLEDPAYVHKFQGLEPLLRFIGERKTDIRYHNPLRLADPEHKVPEGHIYKDPEVKKIKAFLGIDVGSISTNVVAIDEERRVLAKRYLMTAGRPLDAVKQGLKEIGEEIGDRLEIIGAGTTGSGRYLTGDFVGADIVVNEITAQATAAADIDPQVDTIFEIGGQDSKYISLQNGAIVDFQMNKVCAAGTGSFLEEQAEQLGISIRNDFGRLALESSTPVPLGERCTVFMKSDIVHYQQGGASRADLVSGLSYAIVQNYLNKVVEDRKIGKRIFYQGGTAANLGIVAAFEGVLDREITVPEHHEVTGAIGVAILAQRERTWEKSRFKGFMLSERNYTTESFECAGCPNHCEIKKVSIEGERPLFYGSRCEKYDVDQRSDKGAHLPDLFKERDEWLFKSGEGVSKAGERGRVGIPRTLYMYELFPYWQAFFSALGFTVVLSEPTHKQMIHKGLEQIVSETCYPIKVAHGHVLNLIEKGVDFLFLPSIIEMKPKEDPFDHGFVCPYNQALPYIMQSAIDFSRQNIRVLQPVLRFGRESKDVHRILRKMVADMGISPFAVSRACRAAEEAQAEFYRRLEMRGREVLNSLAPDEKAVVIIGRPYTAYDPGINLNIARKLKKLGVLAIPMDFLPTDDIDVESARFMYWRYGQRILTAAELIRENPNLFAVCLTYFACGPDSFILPFFRERLRGKPYLEIEIDEHSADAGALTRLEAYLDSLKCVRPEPAKEEPSVIRKAGLEWRKIYLPPMADHAYAIAAAFEACGVESEVLPESDEETLQLGRKLTSSKECYPFILTTGDMAKMVQRTDFDPDHSAFFMPSGNGPCRFGQYHRFHRMILDSLGFPQVPIFAPNQDESFYDRLGMVGGNFTRLGWQGMVAVDLLEKKLRETRPYEKRKGQAGAVYRHALGQVCQAIKERKNLTPVLRQARKDFEGVALNGYREKPVLGIVGEIYIRSNKFSNENLVQQIEALGGEAWLPTISEWILYINFTAKRKSRREQGLKQFLRLAMEERFQLKDEHTLCAVFDGALRNSPEPSIPDILSYAQPYIDSSFEGEAVLSVGKAHDYLKKNVSGIVNVMPFTCMPGTIVSTILKRFREQNNNIPFLSISYDGQESTNTRTRLEAFMYQVNHYKARTMAS